In Gammaproteobacteria bacterium, the following proteins share a genomic window:
- a CDS encoding amidohydrolase: MIKKALILIILIVTCNPTFARVTIIHNIQGNTINNGKHVSFQAIAFENDKILEVGASKNLLEKYQEAELIDGNNNSILPGLNDAHGHVLALGNLKNEVDLMGVTSLEESLEIIQKFIDEHPNNSWILGRGWNQALWEENKFPTFKDLDKLKTDKPIWLRRVDGHAGWANSKAMEIAQSGNHLKDMPGGEIIVDANGIQTGIFVDTAMGIIGKHLENESQEQVTTIIHEALNYLASLGLTSVDDAGVDWTEYDSYITLSEQRKLPIRVNVMLASGSSLLDKMIDNGPVHSKDGYLQVHAIKFMGDGALGSRGAAMLEPYSDRHDTSGKLVQPKDFLESLIYKYSDKGWQANIHAIGDRANRVAIEVLSNEKANTKQNRNRIEHAQIIEFEDLKKLKEFDIIASMQPTHATSDMNMAEDRVGRERLRGAYAWQTLWKKGVIIASGSDFPVELANPFYGLHAAVTRQDRNNQPKDGWIPIENLSVAQALASFTINAAYANRKDQVQGSLESGKYADFILVDQNIFEIPKQEIWKTNVLQTWVGGKKVYDNGVVN, from the coding sequence ATGATTAAAAAAGCATTAATACTAATTATCCTGATTGTAACATGTAACCCGACTTTTGCCAGGGTGACAATTATTCATAATATCCAAGGTAATACAATTAATAATGGTAAACATGTCAGTTTTCAGGCAATTGCATTTGAGAATGACAAAATTTTGGAAGTGGGAGCCAGTAAAAACTTATTGGAAAAATACCAAGAAGCTGAATTGATTGATGGAAACAATAACTCGATTCTTCCCGGGCTTAACGATGCGCACGGGCATGTTCTCGCACTAGGAAACCTTAAGAATGAAGTTGATTTAATGGGTGTAACCTCTCTTGAGGAATCGTTAGAAATCATTCAAAAATTTATTGATGAGCACCCTAATAATTCATGGATTCTTGGACGTGGTTGGAATCAGGCTCTTTGGGAAGAAAACAAATTTCCAACATTCAAAGATTTAGACAAACTCAAAACTGACAAGCCAATCTGGCTCAGACGAGTTGACGGTCATGCCGGTTGGGCCAACTCTAAAGCAATGGAAATTGCACAAAGCGGAAATCACTTAAAAGATATGCCGGGTGGCGAAATCATCGTTGATGCCAATGGAATCCAAACAGGAATATTTGTAGATACAGCGATGGGCATTATTGGAAAGCATCTTGAAAATGAAAGTCAGGAGCAAGTAACAACCATTATTCACGAAGCTCTCAACTATCTTGCCTCACTTGGATTGACTTCAGTTGATGATGCCGGAGTTGACTGGACAGAATATGATTCCTATATCACTCTTTCAGAACAGCGCAAACTACCAATTCGTGTTAATGTCATGCTGGCATCCGGCTCGTCCCTGCTGGATAAAATGATTGATAATGGCCCGGTTCACAGCAAAGATGGTTATTTACAAGTTCATGCCATTAAGTTTATGGGAGATGGCGCATTGGGTTCCAGAGGTGCTGCGATGCTCGAACCTTACAGCGACAGACATGATACTTCGGGTAAGTTAGTGCAACCAAAAGACTTTTTAGAAAGTTTAATTTACAAGTATTCAGATAAAGGTTGGCAAGCCAATATTCACGCCATCGGTGATCGAGCAAACCGTGTTGCGATTGAAGTCTTATCCAATGAAAAAGCCAATACCAAACAAAACAGAAACCGTATCGAACACGCACAAATTATCGAATTTGAAGACTTAAAGAAACTGAAAGAGTTCGACATTATTGCCTCCATGCAACCCACTCATGCGACATCTGATATGAACATGGCTGAAGATCGAGTTGGTCGCGAAAGACTCAGAGGAGCTTATGCCTGGCAAACCCTTTGGAAAAAAGGAGTGATTATCGCATCGGGATCTGATTTCCCTGTCGAACTTGCCAATCCTTTTTATGGTCTTCATGCAGCAGTCACTCGCCAAGACCGAAACAATCAACCGAAAGATGGTTGGATACCAATTGAAAATCTATCCGTTGCTCAAGCATTGGCGTCATTCACAATTAATGCCGCTTACGCCAACCGCAAAGATCAGGTTCAAGGAAGTCTTGAATCCGGAAAATACGCCGATTTTATTCTGGTTGATCAAAATATTTTCGAAATTCCCAAACAGGAAATCTGGAAAACGAATGTTTTGCAGACTTGGGTTGGTGGTAAAAAAGTCTATGACAATGGAGTTGTAAATTAA
- a CDS encoding Hsp20 family protein has product MNLDLTPLFRTSVGFDRMAQLMNQAHRMDQANVSYPPYNIESLDENQYQITLALAGFTENDIEITSEQNTLVIRGKVQNDVERKFLHRGIATRSFERKFQLADHVRVTTATMENGLLHVQLVKEIPEAMKPRTIEINGNNKALESSKETDSSETKVKVVKNHVA; this is encoded by the coding sequence ATGAATTTAGATTTAACACCATTATTTCGCACATCCGTAGGTTTTGACCGCATGGCTCAACTTATGAATCAGGCTCACCGTATGGATCAGGCAAATGTCTCTTATCCGCCTTACAATATAGAGAGTCTGGATGAAAATCAATATCAAATCACTTTGGCACTGGCGGGATTCACAGAGAATGATATCGAAATCACCAGTGAACAAAACACCCTTGTCATTCGTGGAAAAGTTCAAAATGATGTTGAACGTAAGTTCCTTCACAGAGGAATTGCAACACGCTCTTTTGAAAGAAAATTCCAGTTAGCTGATCATGTCAGAGTGACAACAGCAACCATGGAAAATGGATTGTTGCATGTTCAGTTGGTTAAGGAAATCCCCGAAGCCATGAAACCCAGAACCATTGAAATCAATGGCAACAATAAAGCATTGGAATCAAGCAAAGAAACTGACAGTTCAGAGACAAAGGTAAAAGTTGTTAAAAATCACGTTGCTTAA
- a CDS encoding S9 family peptidase, with protein sequence MNLSEPNNSIVPQAEKVEHSHQYHNESRVDNYQWLRDDDRADKKVLDYLSAENKYTDAQLSSHKTEIENIYHEIIARLPHKESTVPSKIDDYWYYSRYDTGNEYEILARKKHELTAEEEIILDMNLRAENQAYYYSNYQEISPNHQILAFSEDTSGDLQYTLYFKDLNTGTLYKDKIENTSGEVVWALDNKTIFYIKKHPVTLLGYQVYRHKLGSNEEDVLVYEEKDNSFYLGIGNSTSRNYLYIMAGSTTSSEVLYLHANKPNGEFKSFHPRESNHEYSVEEFNNEFYILTNWQAQNFRVMKTSLEHSNNKQKWQEVIAHDKETLIYDLNVFSNYIVLEQRNDGILHLKVINRSDGSSKLIQSKEQTYTMWLDYNPQQNTDVLRYSYASMTIPFTVYEYDMQTEKQKILKRDEIATEYNPDDFHSEKLLVKARDGEMVPVSLVYKKSAIPLGLRPLLVYGYGSYGSSVDPTFSYSRISLLNRGFIYAIAHVRGSQAKGRQWYEDGKLLKKKNTFTDFVDVTKGLLEKDYGDKNNVFAVGGSAGGLLMGVIANTDGMLYKGIIAQVPFVDVITTMLDEDIPLTTGEFDEWGNPKVKEFYDYMMSYSPYDNVKKQNYPNMLVTTGLNDTQVQYWEPAKWVAKLREMKTDNNLLLLRTNMDAGHGGTSGRYQQYKEVAEEYGFLIKLISD encoded by the coding sequence ATGAATCTATCTGAACCTAACAATAGTATCGTTCCACAAGCAGAAAAAGTGGAACATAGTCATCAATACCACAATGAGTCCAGAGTGGATAATTACCAGTGGTTAAGAGACGATGACCGTGCTGATAAAAAAGTGCTGGATTACTTGAGCGCTGAGAATAAATACACCGATGCTCAATTATCATCCCATAAAACCGAGATTGAAAATATTTATCACGAAATTATTGCTCGCTTGCCTCATAAAGAAAGTACGGTTCCTTCAAAGATTGATGATTATTGGTATTATTCCAGATATGATACCGGTAACGAATACGAAATTTTAGCCAGAAAAAAACATGAATTGACAGCCGAAGAAGAAATCATACTGGATATGAATCTTCGAGCAGAAAACCAAGCCTACTATTATTCCAACTATCAGGAGATTTCACCGAATCATCAAATTTTAGCATTTTCCGAAGATACATCAGGAGACCTGCAATACACTCTGTACTTCAAGGACTTAAATACCGGAACGCTTTACAAAGATAAGATTGAGAATACCAGTGGCGAGGTGGTTTGGGCTCTGGATAATAAAACCATCTTCTATATTAAAAAACATCCGGTAACTTTGCTAGGGTATCAAGTATATCGTCATAAATTAGGAAGTAATGAAGAGGATGTTCTGGTTTATGAAGAAAAGGACAATAGTTTTTATTTGGGAATAGGAAACAGCACTTCGAGAAATTATTTGTATATCATGGCAGGAAGCACGACTTCGTCAGAAGTATTGTATCTGCATGCCAATAAACCGAATGGAGAATTCAAGTCGTTTCACCCTCGCGAAAGCAATCATGAATATTCAGTTGAAGAGTTTAACAATGAGTTTTATATTCTGACAAATTGGCAAGCACAGAATTTCCGAGTGATGAAAACATCACTGGAACATTCAAACAACAAACAAAAGTGGCAGGAAGTCATAGCGCATGATAAAGAAACTCTAATTTATGATTTGAATGTTTTTAGTAATTACATTGTTCTTGAGCAACGCAATGACGGGATTCTTCATCTCAAAGTTATTAATAGAAGCGATGGAAGTTCAAAGCTGATTCAATCCAAAGAGCAAACCTACACTATGTGGCTGGATTATAATCCACAACAAAACACCGATGTGCTTCGTTACAGCTATGCATCAATGACGATTCCATTTACGGTTTATGAATATGATATGCAAACAGAGAAACAAAAAATTCTGAAACGCGATGAGATTGCAACAGAATATAATCCGGATGATTTTCATAGTGAAAAACTATTAGTCAAAGCCAGAGATGGAGAAATGGTTCCGGTCTCTTTGGTCTATAAAAAATCAGCCATTCCATTAGGTCTGCGTCCGTTATTGGTATATGGTTATGGCTCTTATGGAAGCTCTGTTGATCCAACTTTTTCTTATTCACGAATTTCATTGCTCAACCGTGGTTTTATTTATGCCATTGCCCATGTTCGGGGCTCGCAAGCCAAGGGCAGACAATGGTACGAAGATGGTAAACTTTTGAAAAAGAAAAATACTTTTACTGATTTCGTTGATGTTACCAAAGGTTTATTAGAAAAAGACTACGGCGATAAAAATAACGTCTTTGCAGTCGGTGGTTCAGCAGGTGGTTTGCTTATGGGCGTCATTGCGAATACAGATGGCATGCTTTATAAGGGTATTATTGCCCAAGTACCATTTGTTGACGTAATAACTACAATGCTGGATGAAGATATTCCGCTGACAACCGGTGAATTTGACGAGTGGGGGAATCCCAAAGTCAAAGAATTTTACGATTATATGATGTCGTATTCGCCCTATGATAATGTCAAAAAACAGAACTATCCCAATATGTTGGTAACAACCGGTTTGAATGATACACAAGTGCAGTACTGGGAACCGGCAAAGTGGGTTGCCAAGTTAAGGGAGATGAAAACTGACAATAATCTCTTGTTGTTACGGACAAATATGGATGCCGGTCACGGAGGCACTTCAGGTCGCTATCAACAATATAAGGAAGTCGCTGAAGAATATGGCTTTTTGATAAAACTGATTAGCGACTAA
- a CDS encoding OmpA family protein has translation MKFNSHLILLVSAFFYTSNLLAGKQSTELDYASLEKDYYNLVDNQTYKPFAKKEKQIAKTSVEDLINNKVKRKEREMALYMAKHNIAYARLIAEEQWLQSQIEQEEETAHNLEVDISKTEAEIARHDAELARLMLIAQQEEAKRAYDRANEAEKLAEQSQKEADLAKQQTEAAKRYAEAQAEEADLAKQEAELALEELESLKRKLNSIASKQTDKGLVMTLGDFVFDSGKSSIKQQAIDNFSKVVEFINTHPDKKVRIEGHTDSSGSAKLNLRLSQERAEAVKALLIKNRIEAKQLEAVGMGEDFPVAENTTEDGKAKNRRVEIIILQ, from the coding sequence ATGAAGTTTAATAGTCATTTGATTTTATTAGTATCTGCTTTCTTTTACACATCGAACTTACTGGCAGGAAAGCAATCAACAGAACTGGATTACGCCAGCCTTGAAAAAGACTATTACAACCTTGTTGATAATCAAACTTATAAGCCTTTTGCCAAAAAAGAAAAACAAATAGCTAAAACCAGCGTTGAAGATCTCATCAACAATAAAGTCAAACGCAAGGAAAGAGAAATGGCTTTGTATATGGCAAAACACAATATCGCTTATGCCCGACTGATCGCAGAAGAGCAATGGTTACAAAGCCAAATTGAACAAGAAGAAGAAACAGCACATAACCTTGAGGTGGATATTTCTAAAACTGAGGCAGAAATTGCTCGCCATGATGCCGAACTCGCTCGTTTAATGCTAATAGCCCAGCAAGAAGAAGCTAAACGGGCTTACGATCGAGCCAATGAAGCAGAGAAACTGGCTGAACAAAGTCAAAAAGAAGCCGACCTTGCCAAACAACAAACTGAAGCCGCAAAAAGATACGCTGAGGCTCAGGCTGAAGAAGCTGACCTTGCCAAGCAAGAAGCAGAGCTGGCATTGGAGGAACTGGAATCTCTTAAACGTAAACTCAATTCTATTGCCTCCAAACAAACTGACAAAGGATTGGTTATGACTTTGGGAGATTTTGTTTTTGATTCCGGCAAATCATCCATTAAACAACAAGCCATTGATAATTTTTCCAAAGTTGTTGAGTTTATAAACACTCATCCGGACAAAAAAGTTCGTATCGAAGGGCATACCGATAGTAGTGGTTCTGCCAAACTCAATTTAAGACTATCACAGGAACGTGCCGAAGCTGTTAAGGCTTTACTGATTAAAAATAGAATCGAAGCCAAACAACTGGAAGCTGTTGGGATGGGAGAGGATTTTCCGGTTGCTGAAAACACAACTGAAGACGGTAAAGCAAAAAACCGACGCGTAGAAATAATCATTCTGCAATAA
- a CDS encoding amidohydrolase family protein, with amino-acid sequence MSRKTQQHIWLVLFLIQCSITFAKPTIIHNIKGYSLSQDSKIQFQAIAFENDMILKTGNYDQLIQMFPDSKVIDGQGKTMLPALQDAMVHLQRPIQNELMLDLSQTKSKQEVLDTIKKHAEEYPDDEWIKGYGWDYTQWKNKTLPSSKDLDDLEVKKNIYLLSKDYRVVWLGKFAINKTRIRTLRDSPYDGLILVDEQKKHTGIYVDSAINYIEDNLQVNRPQEFYHSMLESLNKIASNGLGTIVESEIEFKPLNIIKSFLRQNKLPVRVNSNILYSDHKFKWSMKYTPYHDEQMFLHTHDIKYILKDRFLAEGYNLPLRPDNNHDIIVKMIEDNLDNNWQASFQVNNEKELANALNILNNIEIGDRNIRNKLEFSKTFTTKQFPKQKNPLVLAMQPEMILKALKTNQSGKLSGWQNLQNKNIKLVAGSNYPYSDSINPFAGLHKLVNPPQSSEKLSRVQALSLYTLNSAYANRQENYLGNLEADKLADFILIDNDYFEVKSSEIKNIKVLETWVGGRKVFDSSEGTNPTLEK; translated from the coding sequence ATGAGTAGAAAAACCCAACAACATATTTGGTTAGTTTTATTCCTGATTCAATGTAGCATCACATTTGCTAAACCGACAATTATTCACAATATAAAGGGGTATAGCCTCTCTCAAGATTCCAAAATTCAATTTCAAGCCATCGCTTTTGAAAATGATATGATTTTGAAAACCGGAAATTACGATCAACTCATTCAAATGTTTCCTGACAGCAAAGTCATAGATGGGCAAGGGAAGACAATGCTACCGGCTTTACAGGACGCAATGGTGCATTTACAAAGACCGATTCAAAACGAATTAATGTTGGATTTAAGCCAAACAAAATCCAAACAAGAAGTTTTGGATACTATAAAAAAACATGCTGAAGAATATCCGGATGACGAGTGGATTAAAGGTTATGGATGGGATTACACTCAATGGAAGAATAAAACTCTTCCCTCATCAAAGGATTTGGATGATTTGGAAGTCAAAAAAAACATCTATTTGTTGAGTAAAGATTATCGAGTTGTTTGGTTGGGCAAATTCGCAATAAACAAAACACGCATAAGAACTCTGAGAGACAGCCCGTATGATGGTTTGATACTCGTGGATGAACAAAAGAAACACACCGGTATCTATGTAGATTCAGCAATCAATTATATTGAAGATAATCTTCAGGTTAACCGTCCTCAAGAGTTTTATCATTCAATGCTTGAGTCGCTGAATAAAATTGCATCAAATGGTCTGGGTACAATTGTGGAGTCAGAAATTGAGTTTAAACCTCTGAATATTATCAAATCCTTTTTACGACAAAATAAGCTACCAGTTAGAGTCAATTCAAACATCCTGTATTCAGACCATAAGTTTAAATGGTCGATGAAGTATACTCCCTACCATGATGAGCAAATGTTTCTTCATACCCATGATATTAAATACATTTTGAAAGACCGTTTTCTCGCTGAAGGTTACAACCTGCCTCTCCGCCCGGATAACAATCACGATATCATTGTTAAAATGATTGAAGACAATCTGGACAATAACTGGCAAGCATCATTTCAAGTTAACAATGAAAAAGAATTAGCAAATGCTTTAAATATTTTAAATAATATTGAAATTGGTGACAGAAATATTCGCAACAAACTGGAATTCTCAAAAACATTCACCACAAAACAATTTCCCAAACAAAAGAACCCGTTGGTTCTAGCAATGCAACCGGAAATGATTTTGAAAGCACTCAAAACAAATCAGTCAGGAAAACTTTCAGGGTGGCAAAATTTACAAAACAAAAATATCAAACTGGTTGCCGGGTCAAACTATCCCTATTCAGACTCCATCAATCCGTTTGCAGGATTACACAAATTGGTAAATCCTCCTCAATCATCAGAAAAGTTGTCAAGAGTCCAAGCTCTTTCGCTTTATACGTTGAATTCAGCTTATGCGAACCGACAGGAAAATTATTTGGGCAACCTTGAAGCTGACAAATTAGCTGACTTTATCCTCATAGATAATGATTACTTTGAAGTCAAATCATCCGAAATCAAGAACATCAAAGTCTTAGAAACATGGGTCGGAGGAAGAAAGGTATTTGATTCATCCGAAGGAACTAACCCTACTCTTGAAAAATAA
- a CDS encoding lytic transglycosylase domain-containing protein: protein MFLTILLISVAGSVSAKSMKVYKHIDSKGVIHYSSRKPNVKNYKILNIRCPECSWKNSVNWKTTPLITGKYEKEILEAAKKWSIDAALIKAVIHAESSFKADAQSSAGAQGLMQLMPSTQKIYSVNDPFNAQQNINAGVAYLKHLLNTYNNNLKLSLAAYNAGEGAVKKFGNTVPPYKETENYINRVQTLHKRYQ, encoded by the coding sequence ATGTTTTTAACAATTTTATTAATATCTGTTGCCGGTTCTGTAAGTGCCAAATCAATGAAAGTTTATAAACACATTGATAGCAAAGGCGTGATTCATTATTCATCCAGAAAACCGAATGTGAAAAACTATAAGATACTTAATATTCGTTGCCCGGAATGCAGCTGGAAAAACAGTGTTAATTGGAAAACAACTCCTCTGATTACCGGTAAATATGAAAAAGAGATTCTTGAAGCTGCCAAAAAATGGTCCATTGATGCAGCATTGATTAAAGCGGTAATCCATGCGGAGTCTAGTTTTAAAGCGGATGCGCAATCCAGTGCAGGGGCGCAGGGGCTCATGCAATTAATGCCCTCAACACAGAAAATATATTCTGTTAATGATCCTTTTAATGCCCAACAAAATATTAATGCCGGAGTAGCGTATCTGAAACATTTGCTAAATACTTACAACAATAATTTAAAGTTGTCTTTAGCGGCTTATAACGCAGGTGAGGGAGCCGTTAAGAAATTTGGAAATACAGTTCCACCTTATAAAGAGACTGAGAACTATATCAATCGAGTTCAAACTTTACACAAAAGATATCAATAA
- a CDS encoding pyridoxal-phosphate dependent enzyme, whose translation MRIVNSVLELIGNTPMLKVHQLDTGLCELYLKLENQNPGGSIKDRIGLSMIEAAEKRGDIKPGDTLVEGTAGNTGIGLALVAAQKGYKLILVIPDKMSKEKIFNLKAMGAEIVLTRSDVAKGHPQYYQDLAKTIADETPNAYFINQFGNPDNPAAHVCTTGPELMEQMNNNIDAIVFGVGSSGTMSGLTQYFKENAPNIEMILADPVGSILAEYINEKNLSDKSGSWKVEGIGEDFLPSISDFSLVTKAYAVSDKESFESGRELLAKEGILGGSSTGTIMTAALKYCREQTEKKRVVALVPDTGNKYLSKMYNDYWMMDNGFIEIPQYGDLRDLITRPYQTNDLIVMRPNETLSTVYQRMKLYDVSQLPVIDGDDIVGIIDESDVMMYVYDNNSKFEDPVKSAMTTNLEFMSVTSPLAKLLPIFDQGKVAIVKDKDDKFIGLITRIDLLNYLRRRDQNQ comes from the coding sequence ATGAGAATTGTAAACTCAGTACTTGAGCTGATTGGCAACACGCCAATGCTCAAAGTTCATCAATTGGACACGGGATTATGTGAGTTGTATCTGAAACTGGAAAACCAAAATCCGGGTGGATCAATCAAAGACCGTATTGGCTTATCCATGATTGAAGCCGCTGAAAAACGCGGTGACATAAAACCCGGAGACACATTAGTTGAAGGAACAGCGGGAAATACCGGAATTGGACTGGCATTGGTTGCAGCACAGAAAGGTTACAAGTTGATTCTGGTGATTCCCGATAAAATGAGCAAGGAAAAAATATTCAACCTCAAAGCTATGGGAGCAGAAATTGTTCTGACTCGATCCGATGTTGCCAAAGGTCATCCACAATATTACCAAGACCTTGCAAAAACCATCGCTGATGAAACCCCCAATGCATATTTTATTAATCAATTTGGAAACCCTGATAATCCGGCAGCTCATGTTTGCACAACTGGACCTGAACTTATGGAACAAATGAACAACAACATAGATGCCATCGTTTTTGGTGTTGGATCGAGCGGAACCATGTCCGGATTGACACAATATTTCAAAGAAAACGCACCCAATATCGAGATGATTCTCGCAGACCCTGTTGGAAGCATTTTGGCAGAATATATCAATGAAAAGAATCTTTCGGATAAGAGCGGCAGTTGGAAAGTGGAAGGAATTGGTGAAGATTTCCTACCGAGCATTTCTGATTTCTCTTTAGTCACCAAAGCCTATGCTGTATCCGACAAAGAAAGTTTTGAATCAGGACGTGAATTACTCGCAAAAGAAGGAATTTTGGGTGGCTCATCAACTGGAACCATCATGACAGCAGCTTTAAAATACTGTCGTGAACAAACCGAGAAAAAACGGGTTGTTGCACTGGTACCGGATACCGGCAATAAGTATTTATCGAAAATGTATAATGATTACTGGATGATGGATAATGGATTCATTGAAATTCCACAATACGGAGATTTACGCGACTTAATCACTCGCCCTTATCAGACCAACGATTTAATCGTAATGAGACCTAATGAGACACTCAGCACTGTTTATCAACGCATGAAATTATACGATGTCTCGCAACTACCAGTGATTGACGGTGATGATATTGTTGGTATCATCGACGAGTCCGATGTCATGATGTACGTCTATGACAACAATTCAAAATTTGAAGATCCGGTTAAATCAGCTATGACAACCAATCTGGAATTTATGTCAGTAACCAGTCCTTTGGCAAAATTATTACCAATCTTTGACCAAGGGAAAGTCGCAATAGTCAAAGATAAAGATGATAAATTTATAGGTCTGATTACACGAATTGACCTGTTGAACTACCTCAGAAGAAGAGATCAAAACCAATGA